The genomic segment GTAGATGACGGCGTGCGGATTGCCCATCGAGACGGCGGTGAACTTGAACTCGCGTCCGTCGATCTCGACCGATTGTCCGATGACGGGATTGGCATCGATCGTCGTCGGCACGTCGAGGCCGTTCAGGATCGGCTCGCCCATGTCGACGCGCACGCGGCGGACGAGGCCGCCCTCGACTTCGAGCTGCACGGGCTGCACGCCGGCGCCCAGCGTCTCGATCGTGATCGCTTCGCGGTCGATCAGACGGTTGTCGTACACGTACTTGGCGACGCAGCGAATCGCGTTGCCGCACTGTTCGGCCTCGGAGCCGTCCGAATTGATGATGCGCATCTTGAAGTCCGCGCTTTCGGACGGCAGAATATAGACCAGACCGTCTGCGCCGATGCCGAAGTACCGGTTGCAAAGCTTGACTGCGTGCTCCGCCGCGTCCGCGGGCAGCGACGCTTCGCCGTGCACCACGATGAAGTCGTTGCCGAGGCCGTGCATTTTCGTAAATTGCATAGGGGTTAGCCCTCCTGGTATGAAGTTCGGGATCGGACCTGTCCTTCCGTGTCCCTATCATACCGCACCGGGAGTTCGCTGCGCATACAGGATTCGCAAATTTGTTTGTACTTTTCCGCATCGAATGGCGCCGGAGCGGGCGTGCTCGCGAGTCCTTATAAGCCGCTACATGCCGCCTTGCCCGAGCAGCCGCTCCATCTCGCCCAGATGGCTCTCCAGCGTGATCGGGTTGTAGTTGCCCCAGGAATCGTTCATCACGTACGCCCGGCCTTCCGCCACCGCCCTTAGACCGTTCCAGTGCGACGTGCGCAAAATATAGCGTCCAGACGCTTCCTCCGACAGACCGCCGGCGTCCGGCAGGGCAAGACAGACGAGGTCGCCGGCATAACGGGGCATGTCCTCGATTACGATCCGCACCCAGTTCGCGGCCTTCGTGCCTAAGATGAGCGCGCGGACGGACTCCGGCGCCTCGTAGCCGAGCCCCCGGTAGAGGGTGTGGCCGAAGTGCCGGTCGAGATAAACGAACAATCCGCCGTGATGAAAAACGAACGCCGTCGCCGTTCGGCCCGCTCTGGCTGCGTCCCCCAGACGGCCGCGGGTCTCCTTCGCCTTGGCCTCGTAGCTCGAGATCCAGCGCTCCGCCGCCTCTCTTCTGCCGAGCAGATCTCCCATCCGGCGCAGCCTCGAGTACACATCCTCGTCCCAGGCAAATTCGAAGGCCGGGGCGACGCTGCCGAGCCCCGCCGACTGCGAGGAAGTCAGGTAGCTGGGAAACACGATCAGGTCGGGCTTAAGCGAGGTGAGGCGCTGCGGGTCCGGCGGACTCTCCATGGCGTCCACGCCCTGCGCGGCGTCTCCGAACAGCGGCAGGACCTCGGGACTGGAGGCGACGGGCTTGATGCCCAGCGTCAGCAGCTCGCCCGTATACTGAATGGCGTACACCCGGGGGCTGTCGGCCATTCGCAGGCGGTAGTCGCTGGGTGCGATGCCCGTCGCGCGCTTGAACGCCCGGCTGAAGTAATATTCGTCCCGATAGCCGCAGCGCTGCGCGATGTCCCGCACGCGCAGCCGCGTCTCGAGCATGAGCCGCTTGGCATGACTGATGCGCAGGTCCGTCAGATATGCGGACGGGCTTCGGCCTGTCAGCGCCTTGAACCTGGCGCCGAATTGCCAACGGCTAAGCCCCGATTGTCCGGCCAGCGCGTCCAGATCGACCGGCTCCCCGAAGGACCGCTCCAGCGCGGCCACCGCGGATCGCAGCCGGGCGCCGTCGTCTTCGGCAAGCCGCCCGGCCGCGCGGAGCGCGTTCAGCAGCGTCTGCTGGCAGTCGATGCCGGCCTGCATCCGGTCGAACGGGTCCGACGACCGCCAATCGGACAGTGCGCGCCCGAGCTCTCCCCAAGTGCTGCCGCCGCTGCACTTGACCACGTTTCTCGATTCCGGCCAGGGATCGCCGTCCCCCGAAGATGCCAGCGCGAAGCGCAGCTCGAATCCCCGGAGGCCGTTCCCTAGGGCGCCGATCAGCGCAACTTCCGCGCCTGGCGCGGCAAGCAGGCAATCGCCCGGCGACAGCGTGCCTGCCTCGTTCTCCGCGAGATACCGCCCGCTGCCGCGGACGACGGCCAGCATCTTAAGCTCCGGCGATGCCGGCGCGGCAATCTCGCCGTCGACGGCGGCTTCGCCGATATGGACGAGCACGGCTGCGGGAGCCGGACCGCCCTGGCTGCTTTGACCGCTCTGGCCGCCTTCCCGAATGATAAACGACATAGCGCGCACTCCATTTTAATTGATAATTATTATCAATTAATTATAGCAGCCGCAATGCTGTTTGTCCGCTGTTTCGAAGGCGACGGCTTAAGGTGCGAGCAGCTTCGCTGCCTCGTCCAGCTGCCAGTCCAGCGTAAGCGGGTCGTTCAGGCCCCAGCGTGCGGGCACAACGTACGCATGGCCGGATTTGACCGCGGGAAGCGTGTTCCACACCGGGCTGTCCTTCAACGCCTGCAGCGTATCCTCGCTGCCCGGGGACTGGACGAGCAGGATGCGATCGCCTGCGTAGTCCGGCAGCTTCTCGATCGAGATCTCCTTCCACAGCTCGGCCCCGCCTGCGAAGAGATCTCCCACGGACTCCGGCATGACGAAGCCGAGCGAATCGTACAGCGCAACGCCTACGCGGGCCGGACCGTATACATAAAGCTTCTTGTCGCCGTATAAAATGAACGCCGTCGCGGTCTCGCCCTCCGCGATGGCGCCCTTCAGCTTATCCCGGGTGTGTGCCGCTTTGTCCTCGTAGGCGGCAATCCAGGCGTCTGCCGCGTCGGCGCGCCCCACCAGATCGCCGAGCGTCCGCAGGCGCGCGAACTCGTCCGTGCCGTAAGCGATGGCGACCGTCGGCGCGATCTTGGCCAACTGCTCCAGGTCGCCCTTCTCGACAAAGTCCGGCACGACGATCAGATCCGGCGCCAGCGCGACGAGCTTCTCGGCGTTCGGTACGAGGTCCGCCCCGCCCACGTCTTCGATCGCGCTCAGTTGCGCCTCGGAGAGCGATTGCTTGGCGTTCGCATAGTTGGTCCCGATCATCGGCTGGCCGAGCGCAACCATCTCGGAGGCAAAGTAGTGCGCGACCAGCTTCTCGGGCTTGACGGGGATCTCGACCTGGCGGCCCACTGCGTCCGTATACGTTCGTGTGGCGGCTGCCGCAGAGGGCGACGCGGCGGCGGTCGATGCGGCGGCCGAAGGCGAATCAGACGCAGATGGCGAAGCCGCGGCGGACGACGCACCCGAAGCGCCCGCTTTGGCGTTTCCCCCGTTATTCCCGCAAGCGGTCAGTGCCGATCCAAGCATCAAGCCAATTCCAAGCAGCGCGACAGTCCACTTCTTTGATTTCATTTCTGACAGATCCCCTTCGCTATGAATGATAATCATTCTCATATGAATCGGAATCAGTCTACCGCATGCCCGGGCGGCGGACAATGGATAATTCGGCAGCGCAGGATGGACAAAATGAGAAAAGCCCGCCCCTCGCGCGTAAAAAACGCGTTCGGGACAGGCTGGCCGTTTGTAGGACGAGGCAGCGGCGAATAGTATCGCGACAATCGGACGATTAAGCGGAGAACGCGGATCAGCGGGCGATCGTCTTGACCGGGCCTGCCCCGCGGCCGCCGCCGTACGAGATGCGTCCGCCTGAGCGGCGGCGGCGCGACGAGCCCCACACGCTGCCGATGCCCATTGCGAAGGTCGGGATGCCTGCCGCCACGAAGACGAGCGCCCAGTCGCGCAGGTTGAGCGGCACGGTCTTGAAGATCGGCTGCAGCGGCTCGAAGTACAGAACGGCGAGCAGGAGCAGCAGCGAGGACAGCACCGCCAGCACGAGAAACTTGTTTTCAAAAAAGCGGCGGTGGAAAATGGAGCGCGAGCTCCGGCAGTCGAACACATGGATCAGCTGCGCCATGACGAGGGTGGCGAACGCGACGCTCTGCGCGTGGACGAGCGTCGCGGCATCCGCATCCCGTCCGCCCAGGGCAAGAACGAAGGCCGCCAGCGTGCAAGCGCCGATCAGTACGCCGCGGCTGACGATCTTCCAGCCGAGGCGCCGCGCGAAAATATTTTCCTTGGCGGACCTCGGCTTGTGCCGCATCAGGTCGCTCTCGGCCTGATCGACGCCGAGCGCCATCGCGGGAAGCCCGTCGGTGACCAGGTTCACCCATAGGATCTGGATCGGGATGAGCGGCAGCGGCAGCGCCGCCATCATCGCGAAAAACATGACGAGAATTTCGCCGACGTTGGAGGCCAGCAAATAGCGGATGAACTTGCGGATATTTTCGTAAATGCCTCTGCCCTCTTCGACCGCCGCGACGATGGACGAGAAGTTGTCGTCGGCGAGCACGAGCGCCGAAGCCTCCTTGGTTACGTCTGTCCCCGCGATGCCCATCGCGATGCCGATATCAGCCGCCTTGACGGCCGGCGCGTCGTTCACGCCGTCGCCGGTCATCGCGACGACATGTCCGCGGCGCTGCAGCGACTGTACGATGCGCAGCTTGTGCTCCGGCGATACGCGGGCGTAGACGTAGACGTCGTCCGAGATCTTGTCGAGCTGGTCGTCGGTCATGCCGGCCAGCTCCGCGCCGCTGACGGCCTTGCCGTCCCTGGGCAGAATGCCGAGCGTGCGCGCGATCGCTTCCGCCGTCATCTGATGGTCGCCGGTGATCATCACCGTCTTGATGCCGGCCGCCTTGCATCTGGCGATCGCGCCGGGCACCTCGCGGCGCGGCGGGTCCATCATGCCGCCGAGTCCGACGAAGACAAGCCCCTCCTCCGCCTGCTCTTCGGAATCGCAGGTCTCGCCGCCCTTGGCCTCCCGATACGCGAATCCGAGCACGCGCAGCGCCTCGCCGCCCATCTCCTCGTTGGCGCGCAGCACCTTTTGCCGCAGCGTTCCCGTGAACGGCACGACCTTGCCGTCCCACAGGACGTAGGCGCAGCGGTCGATCAGAAGGTCCGGCGCGCCTTTCGTGCAGATCAGCCGGCCGCCCTGATGCGAGACCAGCACCGACATCCGCTTGCGTTCCGCGTCGAACGGAAACTCCTTGACGCGCGGATACAACGCGTCGAGCGATGCCCGCGGCAGGCCCGACTTTGCGGCGAGCGCCAGCAGCGCGCCTTCCGTGGGGTCCCCCTTGACGTGCCAGTCCGCGTCCTCGAGCTCCTCCTCTTCGCTGCGCTCGGCCTTGCGGCCCCGGTTATCGGCAGCGCGGTCGGCTTTCGCCAGCTCCGCGTTATTGCACAGCGCGGCGACCTGAATCAGTCTTCTTAAGGAGGCGTCTCCCTTGACGTCGACGGCGTTTCCGCGTTCGATGAGCTGGCCTGCCGGCCCGTACCCTTCGCCGGTGACTTCGATGTCCCTGCCGCCGGTCCAAACCTTGGTGACGGTCATCTTGTTCTGCGTGAGCGTCCCCGTCTTGTCGGAGCAGATGACGGACGCGCAGCCGAGCGTCTCGACCGAAGGCAGCTTGCGCACGATCGCCTTGCGCCGGATCATGCGCTGCACGCCGAGCGCGAGCGCGATCGTGACGATCGCGGGCAAGCCCTCGGGAATCGCGGCGACGGCGAGGCTGACGCCGGCCAGGAACATGCCGTAGAGCGGCTGGCCGTGCAGCACGCCGGCGACGACGACAAGCACGGTGAGCGCCAGGGCGACGACGATCAATATTTTGCCGAGCTGCTCCAGCCGGTGCTGCAGCGGGGTCTCGGCCTCTTCCGTCTGCTGGATGAGGTCCGCGATCTTGCCCATCTCGGTGCTCATCCCGGTGCGCACGACGACGCCCCGGGCGGTTCCGCGCGTCACCATCGTGCCGAGATAAGCGCAGTTTTTGCGGTCGCCGAGCGGCAGCTCCGCCGCATAGAGCGGCATGGACTGCTTGGCCGCCGGGACGGACTCCCCGGTGAGCGCGGCCTCCTCGATCGTGCATTGACTGCTCTGCACGAGACGCAGGTCCGCGGGCACGCGGTCGCCGCTCTCGAGCAGGACGAGATCCCCCGGCACCAGCTCGCTGGCGGGAACCACCTGGAGGCTGCCGCCGCGGATGACCTTCGCGTTCGGCGCGGACAGTTCTTTGAGCGCTCTTAGCGATCGCTCCGCCCTGAATTCCTGATAAAAGCCGAGCAGGCCGTTCAAGACGATGATGGCGATGATCGTGAGCGCGTCCAGCATCTCGCCTAGCAGGCCCGATACGACCGTCGCCCCGGCCAGCACGAGTACCATGAAATCTTTAAATTGATTGAGCAGCAGCTTGATCGGAGACTCCCTGCGCTTCTCCGCCAGTTCGTTTTTCCCGTGTCCCGCCAGCCTCTCCTGCGCGGCGCTCGGCGCCAGCCCTTCCTTCGTGTTCGTCTGGAGCAATACGGCTAGCTCGTCTTCGCTTAGCTGATGCCAGGCCTTCCCTTCCACGACGGGTTCCTCCTCCCGGATATCGCCCTCCGGACGAAGCCGGACAGCCTACTAGCCTATGTCTATTCGGTCAAGCCCGGAAATATCCCCTTGTCCGTCTCCTTTCCGCTTCCGTTAGGCAGCACGGCAAGAAGGAAAGAGAGCGCACCTCATACTGATGCTCGCATAGACAGCCCATCTACGCGTAAAAACGTATCTCTTCGCAAACTTATGTCTAAATGCCCGGTTACACATAAGCCCCCGTATCTACTCAGATACTATCGTCCGCGAGCGCCGTCGTATGGAAAAAGTACGCAGCGCCGTAGAAACCTCAGCAGCAGAATGACGTTGCACTGAAAATCGCATATCTCAATGTAGCACTGGGCAGATAAGCGCAAAAAGGCACTAGCGTCACCGCAGAGACGCCCAGGAAGGTGCCGATAAGCGCAAAAAGGCACTAACGTCACCACAGAGACGCCGAGGAAGGTGCCGATAAGCGCAAAAAGGCACTATCGTCACCACAGAGGCATCCGAGAAGGTGCAGATAAGCGCAAAAAGGCACTATCGTCACCGCAGAGACGCCCAGGAAGGTGCAGATAAGCGCAAAAAGGCACTATCGTCACCGCAGAGACGCCCAGGAAGGTGCCGATAAGCGCAAAAAGGCACTAACGTCACCACAGAGACGCCCAGGAATGTGCCGAGAAGCGCAAAAAGGCACTACGTCGCGTGTGGTACCACTTTTTTTGCAATCGACTGACCCAAACGCCCTGCTACGCGGAAACACCTCGTATCTCCTCGCAAATTCATTGTCCGGGCGCCCGGTTATGTGGAAAACGCTTCGCTTAAGCGCTTGGCAGATGATAATATTCCTACGACATCGCCGTCGGCTCCCCGCCTTTCCCTTTGAGACCATCTGTGGCATCATAAAGTAACGGAATTTCCGAAAAACGCACCGGTCAGGAGTCATGCCTTTATGTCACTCGACGGCATCGTCGTACGCGCGCTCGTCCACGAGCTTAAAGAAATCGTGGGCGCCCGCATCGCCAAAATCTACCAACCGACCGAAAACGAGGTCGTATTGCATATCCGCGGCCAGGGCTTCGGCCGCAAGCTGCTGCTGTCCGCGCATCCTTCGATGCCGAGGCTTCATTATACGGAGCAGCCCTGGGCCAACCCCCAGGAGCCCCCGATGTTCTGTATGCTCCTGCGCAAGCATTGCGAAGGCGGCATTATCGAAGCGGTCCGCCAGCTTGGCGCCGAGCGGATCGTCGAGATAGACGTCCGGCATCGGGACGAGCTCGGCGACCTGTCGCTCAAGCGGCTCGTCCTCGAGATCATGGGCCGCCACAGCAACCTGGTGCTGCTCGATCCGGCGACGGGCATCGTCCACGACAGCATCCGGCACGTGACGCCCGCCATCAGCAGCTACCGGGTCGTGCTGCCCGGCGTCCGATACGTGCCGCCCCCGGCTCAGGATAAGCACAATCCGCTCGAAGCGACCGCGGCCGACGTTGCAGTGGCCCTTTCCAAAGCTGCCGGCTCCCCGCCGGCAGGCGCCTTGGTCGAAGCGTTCACGGGACTCAGCCCGCTGCTCGCCAAGGAGATCGCCTTCCGAGCCGGCGGTCGCGAAGCCGACATTCCTGCCGCCTTCGCTGCGCTAATGGCCGATGCAGCCGCCCATCGCTACGCGCCGTCCATCGTGGAAGAACCGGCCGGCCGGACCCTGTTTCACGCCCTGCCGCTTACGCACGCGCAAGGCGAGCCGCGCGGCTGCGATTCCATGCACGCCTGCCTGGAGACTTACTATATCGACAAGGCCGAGCGCGATCTCGTCCGCCAGCGGACCGTGGATCTGACCCGCTTGCTGCAAAACGAGACGGCCAAAAACGTCAAAAAGCTGGAAAAGCTCCGCCAGACGCTCCAGGATGCAGAAGGGGCCGACAAGTACCGCCGGCTCGGCGAGCTGCTGACCGCGCATTTGTACGCGATGAGCAAAGGGGATAAGCAGGTCGAGGTGACCGATTATTACGAAGAGGATCAGCCGACGGTCAGGGTTCAGCTGGACCCGCTGCTGACGCCGAACGAGAATGCGCAGCGCTATTTCCGCAAATATACGAAAATGAAAAACAGCCGGGACGTCGTTACCGAACAGATCGAAGAAACGGAGCGCGAGATCGCCTATCTCGACTCGGTGCTGCAGGGTCTGGATACCGCCACGCCGGCGGATATCGAGGAGATCCGCGCGGAACTGACGGAACAAGGCTACATTCGCGCGCGCGGCGGCCGCAAAGGCGACCGCGGCAAAAAGAAAAACGACCGGCCCGCCCTCCTTTGCTATACGTCCAGCGAGGGCGTGCCGATCTACGTGGGCAAAAACAATACGCAAAACGATTACGTAACCAACCGTCTGGGCCAGCCGAGCGATACTTGGCTGCACACCAAGGATATGCCGGGCTCGCACGTGCTCATCCGCGCAGTCGATTACGGCGAGCAGACGCTTAAGGAAGCGGCCATGCTGGCCGCGTACTACAGCAAAGGCAAGGAGTCGAGCCTCGTGCCGGTCGATTACACGAAGATTCGTCTCGTCCGCAAGCCAAGCGGCGCAAAACCGGGATTCGTCATTTACGAAGGACAGAAGACGCTGTTCATCACGCCGGACGAGTCGCTCGTGCGCAATCTTCCAAGCGTCGTCAAAAAGGCTTAAGCCCCCGCTCGTCCGCGCGATGATCGTCCGGTTCGCGATTCAGCGGCCCTTGGCAGGCCAGAACGGAAGGTCCTCGAACTCGACCGCCACGACCGTGTTCCATTCGTCCAGCAGCGCTTGCGGCAGGTCGATCGAGAGCCGCCGGACGCTGTGATGCCCGTCGACGCCACCCGAGAACCCGCTGATGACTTCCGTCCGGTAATGGAGCGGCTCGCCGGTCTTAACCAGCCTGACGTCCCGAACCCGGCCGCCCATCTCGCGCAGCTCCAGCGGGAAGCGGGGAATATCCCTGACGTGCAAGTACACGATGTTTCCCTTGACGGTCGTCGGACCGTAGAACGCCGGAGGAAAGTGCGCCGGCGTTCTTAGCGTGCCGAAAATGCTCTCGCCGGAATGCCGCAGCCAGGCGCCAATCTCTTCCAGCCGCGCGAGCGCAGGCTCCGGCCAGGTGCCGTCCGGGCGCGGTCCGACGTTCAGGAGCAGGTTGCCGCCTTTGGTCGCGACCTCGAGCAGCGTGTCGAGCAGCGCCACGGGCGGCTTGTACGTATCGGGATCGGAATGGTAGGCCCATTGATGATTCATTGTCAAACACGTCTCCCACCATTCCTCGGGCGGATGGAGCGGCACGAACTGCTCGGGCGTCTCGTAATCGCCGGCGTCCGGCAGCCGGTCGTTGATGACGAGATGCGGCTGGAGGTTCAGCATCATCCGCTTCACCTCGTGGCTGCGCCAGCGGTCCGCGCCGAAGCCCGGCACATCGAACCAGATCAAGTCGATGCGCCCGTAGTTCGTCAGCAGCTCCCGCAGCTGTTCGACAAAACGTTGATGAAACGACCACCAGCGAATAGGATCGTAAACGTTCGGCTTAGGAGACTGGAGCCACGACGCGATCGGGATCGTCGCGAAGTCGGGATCGTGCCAGTCGATCGTCGTAAAGTATAGGCCCACTTTAAGCCCCTCTGCCCGCATCGCTTCGACGTACGGCGCGATCAGGTCGCGCTTCGGTCCCCGCCGCACGGCGTTGTAATCGGTCGTCTTCGTGTCGAACAGGCAAAACCCGTCATGATGCTTGGCGGTCAGCACGACGTACTTGGCCCCGGCCTCCTTCGCCGCGCGCGCCCAGGCCTGCGGATCGTAGCGATCCGGATTGAATTCGTCGGCCAGCGCCTCGTAAGCTTCGACGCCGATCCCTTTGTCGCTCTTGTCGAGCAGCGGCCACGACGCTTCGATCTCCCTGAGGGAATACGGTCCCCAGTGGATAAAAAGGCCGAATCTCGCTTCGTCGAACCACTGCGCTTCCGGATGCGATGCTCTCATGTCCGGGACGCTCCTTCCGATGCGGCAACGCGCAAGCGAATGCGCCGCGACCGCTTATTTAACGCGATACTCATCAAAGTAACGGGGCAAAATCGTCGTGGACGCGCCGGGCAGCTCAGGCAGCTTGTAAAAGCCGTTCTCCACCTCGATCGGCTCCTCGAAAATATGCCGGATCCATGGGATGTACTCGAGCATGACCGCGTTCGGCGTCGCCGCCACGAGATGCTGGTGAATCTGTCCCATATCCCCGACGTGCGGGCAGACCGGCAGATCGAACGCGGCGGCGAGGCCTGCCACCTGCAGCCACTCAGTCACGCCGGCGACCCGCGTCACGTCCACCTGCACGTATTCGACGGCGCCCTGCGCGATATAATCGCGGAACGCGTATTTGTTGTACACATGCTCGCCGAGCGCGATCGGCACGTTCAGTTCGTCCGCCAGCTTGCGGTGTCCCGGGATGTCGTCCGGATTGAGCGGCTCCTCGAGCCAGATCAGGTCGAACTGTTCAAGCTTTTTGCCCCATGTCATCGCCGTCGTGATGTTCCATTGCTGATTGACGTCGATCATGAGCCCCGCCTCGTCGCCGATCGCCTTGCGGACCGCCTGCACCCGGTCGAAGTCCTCGCGCGGGTCCGGCTTGCCCACCTTCATCTTCACCGCCGTAAAGCCCTGCTCCAGCATCGCCGTCATGTCCGCGATCAGCCGCTCCTTGCTCCAGTTGAGCCAGCCGCCGTTCGTGTTGTACGCTTTGATCTTGTCCGGCTTGTGCCCCCCGAGGTACTGCCAGAGCGGCTTGCCGGCCGCCTTGGACATGATGTCCCACAGCGCGACGTCCACGGCCGCCAGCGCCATATGCGTAATTCCGGCGCGTCCGATCCAGTGCATCGGCCCGAAGCGGAGATCGTCCCAAATGCGTCTGACCATAAAAGGGTCTCTGCCAATGAGCGCAGGAGCATAATAGCGGTCGATCGTGCTAGCTATCATCTCATCGCCCTTGGCG from the Cohnella hashimotonis genome contains:
- the dapF gene encoding diaminopimelate epimerase; protein product: MQFTKMHGLGNDFIVVHGEASLPADAAEHAVKLCNRYFGIGADGLVYILPSESADFKMRIINSDGSEAEQCGNAIRCVAKYVYDNRLIDREAITIETLGAGVQPVQLEVEGGLVRRVRVDMGEPILNGLDVPTTIDANPVIGQSVEIDGREFKFTAVSMGNPHAVIYVDDAVGFDLAKWGPKLETHPLFPRKINVEFAKVNSAEQVDMRVWERGAGPTLACGTGACATLVSSVLNGLTGRSATISLAGGDLFIEWNEGNNRVYMTGPAEAVYTGTV
- a CDS encoding mandelate racemase/muconate lactonizing enzyme family protein yields the protein MKITKAESFILHVPITPPITDAINVATHWGVTGVRIETDEGIVGYGYTGTTAKGDEMIASTIDRYYAPALIGRDPFMVRRIWDDLRFGPMHWIGRAGITHMALAAVDVALWDIMSKAAGKPLWQYLGGHKPDKIKAYNTNGGWLNWSKERLIADMTAMLEQGFTAVKMKVGKPDPREDFDRVQAVRKAIGDEAGLMIDVNQQWNITTAMTWGKKLEQFDLIWLEEPLNPDDIPGHRKLADELNVPIALGEHVYNKYAFRDYIAQGAVEYVQVDVTRVAGVTEWLQVAGLAAAFDLPVCPHVGDMGQIHQHLVAATPNAVMLEYIPWIRHIFEEPIEVENGFYKLPELPGASTTILPRYFDEYRVK
- a CDS encoding Rqc2 family fibronectin-binding protein codes for the protein MSLDGIVVRALVHELKEIVGARIAKIYQPTENEVVLHIRGQGFGRKLLLSAHPSMPRLHYTEQPWANPQEPPMFCMLLRKHCEGGIIEAVRQLGAERIVEIDVRHRDELGDLSLKRLVLEIMGRHSNLVLLDPATGIVHDSIRHVTPAISSYRVVLPGVRYVPPPAQDKHNPLEATAADVAVALSKAAGSPPAGALVEAFTGLSPLLAKEIAFRAGGREADIPAAFAALMADAAAHRYAPSIVEEPAGRTLFHALPLTHAQGEPRGCDSMHACLETYYIDKAERDLVRQRTVDLTRLLQNETAKNVKKLEKLRQTLQDAEGADKYRRLGELLTAHLYAMSKGDKQVEVTDYYEEDQPTVRVQLDPLLTPNENAQRYFRKYTKMKNSRDVVTEQIEETEREIAYLDSVLQGLDTATPADIEEIRAELTEQGYIRARGGRKGDRGKKKNDRPALLCYTSSEGVPIYVGKNNTQNDYVTNRLGQPSDTWLHTKDMPGSHVLIRAVDYGEQTLKEAAMLAAYYSKGKESSLVPVDYTKIRLVRKPSGAKPGFVIYEGQKTLFITPDESLVRNLPSVVKKA
- a CDS encoding calcium-translocating P-type ATPase, SERCA-type, which produces MEGKAWHQLSEDELAVLLQTNTKEGLAPSAAQERLAGHGKNELAEKRRESPIKLLLNQFKDFMVLVLAGATVVSGLLGEMLDALTIIAIIVLNGLLGFYQEFRAERSLRALKELSAPNAKVIRGGSLQVVPASELVPGDLVLLESGDRVPADLRLVQSSQCTIEEAALTGESVPAAKQSMPLYAAELPLGDRKNCAYLGTMVTRGTARGVVVRTGMSTEMGKIADLIQQTEEAETPLQHRLEQLGKILIVVALALTVLVVVAGVLHGQPLYGMFLAGVSLAVAAIPEGLPAIVTIALALGVQRMIRRKAIVRKLPSVETLGCASVICSDKTGTLTQNKMTVTKVWTGGRDIEVTGEGYGPAGQLIERGNAVDVKGDASLRRLIQVAALCNNAELAKADRAADNRGRKAERSEEEELEDADWHVKGDPTEGALLALAAKSGLPRASLDALYPRVKEFPFDAERKRMSVLVSHQGGRLICTKGAPDLLIDRCAYVLWDGKVVPFTGTLRQKVLRANEEMGGEALRVLGFAYREAKGGETCDSEEQAEEGLVFVGLGGMMDPPRREVPGAIARCKAAGIKTVMITGDHQMTAEAIARTLGILPRDGKAVSGAELAGMTDDQLDKISDDVYVYARVSPEHKLRIVQSLQRRGHVVAMTGDGVNDAPAVKAADIGIAMGIAGTDVTKEASALVLADDNFSSIVAAVEEGRGIYENIRKFIRYLLASNVGEILVMFFAMMAALPLPLIPIQILWVNLVTDGLPAMALGVDQAESDLMRHKPRSAKENIFARRLGWKIVSRGVLIGACTLAAFVLALGGRDADAATLVHAQSVAFATLVMAQLIHVFDCRSSRSIFHRRFFENKFLVLAVLSSLLLLLAVLYFEPLQPIFKTVPLNLRDWALVFVAAGIPTFAMGIGSVWGSSRRRRSGGRISYGGGRGAGPVKTIAR
- a CDS encoding AraC family transcriptional regulator; the protein is MSFIIREGGQSGQSSQGGPAPAAVLVHIGEAAVDGEIAAPASPELKMLAVVRGSGRYLAENEAGTLSPGDCLLAAPGAEVALIGALGNGLRGFELRFALASSGDGDPWPESRNVVKCSGGSTWGELGRALSDWRSSDPFDRMQAGIDCQQTLLNALRAAGRLAEDDGARLRSAVAALERSFGEPVDLDALAGQSGLSRWQFGARFKALTGRSPSAYLTDLRISHAKRLMLETRLRVRDIAQRCGYRDEYYFSRAFKRATGIAPSDYRLRMADSPRVYAIQYTGELLTLGIKPVASSPEVLPLFGDAAQGVDAMESPPDPQRLTSLKPDLIVFPSYLTSSQSAGLGSVAPAFEFAWDEDVYSRLRRMGDLLGRREAAERWISSYEAKAKETRGRLGDAARAGRTATAFVFHHGGLFVYLDRHFGHTLYRGLGYEAPESVRALILGTKAANWVRIVIEDMPRYAGDLVCLALPDAGGLSEEASGRYILRTSHWNGLRAVAEGRAYVMNDSWGNYNPITLESHLGEMERLLGQGGM
- a CDS encoding ABC transporter substrate-binding protein gives rise to the protein MKSKKWTVALLGIGLMLGSALTACGNNGGNAKAGASGASSAAASPSASDSPSAAASTAAASPSAAAATRTYTDAVGRQVEIPVKPEKLVAHYFASEMVALGQPMIGTNYANAKQSLSEAQLSAIEDVGGADLVPNAEKLVALAPDLIVVPDFVEKGDLEQLAKIAPTVAIAYGTDEFARLRTLGDLVGRADAADAWIAAYEDKAAHTRDKLKGAIAEGETATAFILYGDKKLYVYGPARVGVALYDSLGFVMPESVGDLFAGGAELWKEISIEKLPDYAGDRILLVQSPGSEDTLQALKDSPVWNTLPAVKSGHAYVVPARWGLNDPLTLDWQLDEAAKLLAP
- a CDS encoding alpha-L-fucosidase; the protein is MRASHPEAQWFDEARFGLFIHWGPYSLREIEASWPLLDKSDKGIGVEAYEALADEFNPDRYDPQAWARAAKEAGAKYVVLTAKHHDGFCLFDTKTTDYNAVRRGPKRDLIAPYVEAMRAEGLKVGLYFTTIDWHDPDFATIPIASWLQSPKPNVYDPIRWWSFHQRFVEQLRELLTNYGRIDLIWFDVPGFGADRWRSHEVKRMMLNLQPHLVINDRLPDAGDYETPEQFVPLHPPEEWWETCLTMNHQWAYHSDPDTYKPPVALLDTLLEVATKGGNLLLNVGPRPDGTWPEPALARLEEIGAWLRHSGESIFGTLRTPAHFPPAFYGPTTVKGNIVYLHVRDIPRFPLELREMGGRVRDVRLVKTGEPLHYRTEVISGFSGGVDGHHSVRRLSIDLPQALLDEWNTVVAVEFEDLPFWPAKGR